The genomic window TGAGCACGAGCACGACGGCGAACATGCCGGCCGCGAGGAGGAAGAGCGCGCCGCCGAGCGCCGGGTAGAGGAATGCGCCGCCGAGCAGACCCAGGATGCTGGCGAGGCTGCTCGCGCTCGTGATGGCGCCCTGGACGCTCCCCTGGTCGTCGCCGCCGACCTCCGCGATGCGCGACTGGAAGGTCGGCCAGGAGAGGCCGTTGCCGAGGGCGAAGCACGCCGCGCCGACGTAGCTGATGGGACCCGGCGGGAGCTGATAGCTGATCAGCGCGAGCACGAGGAAGCCGAGGCCGACGGCGAAGACGATCCGCCGGTCGAGGCGCTTCGACGCGAAGGACAGCAATGGACCTTGCGCCAGGAACATCATGCCCGCGAGGATGGCGAAGAAGACGCCCAGCTCGGCCGTGTCCCAGCCGTAGACGGTGGCCGCGTGCACGGGGAAGCCGGCGAAGAAGAAGTTGAAGCCGAGGAAGAGGAGGAACGTCGCGCCGAGGAGGATCGCGACCGGCTTCTGCGTCACGCCTTCGCGGAGCACGCGCTTTCTGGGGCGCTCGTGACAAGGCTTGGCCTGCTGGCTCAGCCCCGCCTCGAGCACGTCCGGGGCGGGCGGCCCCTTCGGGCAGCGTCCGCGCGGTTCCTTCAGCCAGAGGAGGATCGCGGCCGTGGTGACGCCGGCGAACGACGCGGCCACCGCGATGGGCAGGCGTGGGCCCCAGGCGGTGCCCCCGAGCAGGCCGGCCGCCGCGGGGCCGATGACGAAGCCCAGGCTCGCGGCCATGCCCATGCGCCCGAAGGCGACCTGGCGGAGCTCGGGCGTGGTGCGCGTCAGGTCGGCCACGTAGGCGTTGGCGACCGAGATGTTGCCGCCCGTCGCGCCGTCGAGCGCGCGCGCCGCGAACACGAGCAAGAGCGGGATGGTCAGCGTCGCCCCGGCCAGCTCGGTCAGGCCGACGACGGGGAGCGAGAGCGCGCCGAAGAAGAGCAGCCAGGCGAGCAGGGTGCCGACCTGGCTCGCGACGAGCACCGGCCGGCGCCCGGCGCGATCGGACCAGCGGCCGAGCCACGGGGCGCCGAAGAGCTGGAAGGCCGAGTAGGTCGCGCCGACGAGGCCGTACGTCCACGCGGCGCCGCCCAGGTCGGTGACGATGAAGACGAGGAACGGGATGGCGAGCGAGAAGCCGAGCGTGCCGAGGAAATGCACGGCGAGGATCGGGCCGAAGCTCGACCACGGGAGCGCGGGCTCCTCGCCGAGGTCGGCGGCCTGGACGGCGGCGCGAGTCATCTCGGCGACCTCTAGCGCCTGCGCCGCCCGGGGCGTCTGATGAGCGCGAGCAGCCCGAGGGCGCCGAGCGCGACGGGCAGGCCGGAGCGGGACGCCGCGACGCGACAGCCGCAGCCACCGTCGGCCCCCGGCGCGTTCGTCGGCGCATCGGCCTCAGGCTCCGGCTCCGGCTCCGGCTCCGGCTCCGGCTCCGGCTCCGGCTCCGGCTCGGGCTCGGCCTCCTCTTCCCCGACCGACGGGCAGCCGCCCGCGCACCAGACCTCGGTGTTGCTGCTCGCGCCCCAGCTCGAGCAGCAGCGCTCGTGCTCTTCCGTCACGTCCGGGTGGTCTGCGCAGCCGTCGGAGTCCCAGCCGCCGGGGCACGCCAGGCAGTCCCCGCCGGCCGCTTCGTAGCGCGCGAGCGTGCACGTCTCGACGTAGTCGTCGGGCGGAGGGATGTCGGCCGCGGCGGGCGCGGCGAGGGTCAGGATCGTGAAGACGGCGGCGAGTGTGGGTTTCATCGCGGTGAGCATACCCGCGCAAAACTCCGAACCGACCGTCGAGACCGATCCTTCGAAGATGGCGGCCATCGACCCGACCCACGATCCCACGCCGGTGTTCGACGCGTCCGAGCACTACCCATACACGCTCGACGCGGCGGACGACTCGCTGGAAGCGAGCGCGCGCGCGCTGGCAAGACGTCTCCCTGCCCATGCTCTGAGCGCGCTCCCGCCTCAGGTGAGCAGCTCGCTCACGTGGCGCGTCGACGCGCTCTCGCCGGCACCGAAGGAGGCCGCGTCCACGCCGACCGCGCGCATGAGCGTGAGGGGGACGTCCGTGGCGTTCGCGCCGCCGCTCGCGCGGTAGTGCATCCCGGGCACGAGCGCGCCGCCCGCGCCGCCCGCCACGAGGATGGGCATGTCGTCGATGGTGTGCCGCGTACCATCCGCGACCTCGCTGGTGGCGTAGATGGCGGAGTGGTCGAGCACGGTGCCGTCTCCCTCCGGGATGCGGTCGAGGGCCTCGAGCAGGGTGGTCAGCTGCTCCATGATGAACACCACCGAGAGGTGCACGCGCTCGAACTGCGGGGCGAGCGTCTCGCCCTCGGGGAGGCCGCGGTCGTCGTGGGTCTGTACGTGCGCGCCCTGCTCCCCGCCGACCTGCCAGAAGACCGTGTCCGCCTGCATGCCGTTGAGCTGGTAGGTGAAGACGCGGCTGACGTCGCACGCGAGCGCGATGGCGAGGAGGTCCGCGACGACCTGGTTCTTCTCGGTGAGCAGCTCGCGACCGCCCTCGTCGGTCCACGGGCGTGAGGGACGATCCGGCGCCACGCACGTGCTCGCCGCGCCGAGGCTCGCGATCTGTCGCTCCACGCCGCGCAGCCCGTCGAGGTGCGCCTCGATCCGGCGTTGGTCCTCGGCGCCGAGCCGGTCGCGCAGCCGCTCGGCGTCCTCGCGCACGACGTCGACCATGCTCTGTCGGACCACGCCGCGCCGCCTCGCCGCCTCGAGCCCCGCCGCGGTCTCCTCGCCGAAGCCCATGCCGAAGAGGCGGTCGTAGAGCGCGGACGGGTCGAGCTCGACGCCGGCGGAGCGACCGGATCCGTTCCAGGAGACCTGTCCGCCCACGCGGGAGCTCGCCTTGCCCGTGGACGAGATGCCGACGTCGATCGAGCGGAGTCGCGTCGCGCCCTCCCACGCGTCGGCGACGAGGAAGTCGGAGCTCGGGCCGGTGGCGCCACCATAGGTGCCGTTGTTCACGTCATAGGTGCCGGTCAGCATCTGGGCGCGGCCGCTGTGGTGACCGACGCCGCCCTGCTGGCAGTCGAAGCCGGTCAGCACCGAGACGCGATCGCGCACGGTCGAGGCGGCGAGGGGGGCGAGCTCCTCGTTCGGATCCAGCCACCACTCCGCGCCCACCCGGCCGGGGCGCCAGCGATCGGGGCGGACGCCGTTGCCCCAGAAGAACACGCCGTAGCGGAGCGGGATGGGCGTGCCGTCGGCGAGCGCAGTGCCGTTTGCGTCGAACATCGCCTCGAGGGGCGGGAGCGCGACGGCGGCGCCGAGGCCGAGGAGGGAGCTGCGGAGGAGGGTGCGGCGGTGAATCGTGGTCTTCTTCATCGGGGATCTCCGGCGCTTCGGAAGGCGTCGCTGAGCACGAACGCTTCGACCAGGGAGAGGAACGAGTAGCCAGCGTCCGCGAAGGCGTCGGCGACGGCGTAGAGGGCGACCCGCTGCGCGCGCTCGTCGCGGCGGCCGGTCGCGTGGCGGAAGAGCTGTTGCACGGTGCAGTCGACGACCTGCTGCTCCTCCGAGAGGAGCGACGCGAGCTCGACCGGGCCGTCGAAGCGCACGCCGTCGAGGTCGCCCGAGAGATCGAGGGGCAGCCCCTGGTCCGTCTCCCGGAACGCGCCGACTCCGTCGAAGGCCTCGAACGGGAGGCCGAGCGGATCCATCTGGCTGTGGCAGCTCGCGCAGTAGGTGTCGCTCAGGTGGCGGCCGACGCGCTCTCGGTTCGTGATGTGCATCCCGGCCGGGGGCAGCGGCAGGGTCGCGTCGACGCCGGGCGGCGGCGGGTCGATGTGTCCGCAGAGCAGGCGCTCGCGGATGAAGAGCCCGCGCTGCGTCGGGGAGGTGTCGATGGGGCGGGCGTAGAGCGAGAGCATGCCCGCGAGCGACAGGAGGCCGCGGCGCTCGGGGGGGAGCGTGGTCTCGGTGAAGGTCTCGTCCTCGCCCGCGCGCTCGAAGCGCACCTCCGCGATGCGCAGGTCGCGGTTGGCGGGCGGCTCGTAGAAGTCGTTCAGGAACGCGATGGAGACCGTGTGCGTGCCCGCGTCGAGCTCGAAGGTCAGCGTCACGCGCTCGGGGGCGCTCGCGCTGCCGCGCACCTCTCGCGTGTCGCGCGCCTCGCCGTCGACCGCGACCTCCATGCGCGCCGGCTCGCCGCCCGCGTCCGTCCCCCACACCGGCGCGTGCATGGTGATGACGCCCGCCTCGTCGAGGATGAGGTCGTGGCTGAGCGCGCCTTCGGAGCAGAGGTTCGCGTAGCCAGGGACGTCCGCGCAGCCGCCCGGCGTCTCGGGCGTCCAGGTGTCGACGAGCTCGGGGGGAGCGGCGCCGGGGATCGGAGTCAGCCCGTAGTGACGCGCGAGCGCGCCGTTGACGAAGGTGCGGTCGGTGTCCATCAGCGCCATGAAGCTGCCGTCTTCGACGAAGACCGTCTGGCGCAGCGAGAGCTCGATTTCGCGGCGCATCGCGCGCCCGAGCGCGGGCGTGAAGGTGGGGAAGTAGCCCGGGTCCTTTTGGATGTGATCGAGGCGCGCGTAGCCCAGCCACTCCTCGAAGAAGCGCATCAGCGCGGGCTCGGCGCGGGGATCGGCGAGCAGGCGGCGTGTCTGGGCGCGCAGGCCCTCGTCGTCGCTCAAGGCGCCGGTCGCCGCGGCCTCGAGCAGCTCCGCGTCGGGCGTGGTCTCCCAGAGGAAATACGAGAGCCGCGTCGCCATCTCGAAGCCGTCGAAGCGGCCGTCCTG from Sandaracinaceae bacterium includes these protein-coding regions:
- a CDS encoding MFS transporter translates to MTRAAVQAADLGEEPALPWSSFGPILAVHFLGTLGFSLAIPFLVFIVTDLGGAAWTYGLVGATYSAFQLFGAPWLGRWSDRAGRRPVLVASQVGTLLAWLLFFGALSLPVVGLTELAGATLTIPLLLVFAARALDGATGGNISVANAYVADLTRTTPELRQVAFGRMGMAASLGFVIGPAAAGLLGGTAWGPRLPIAVAASFAGVTTAAILLWLKEPRGRCPKGPPAPDVLEAGLSQQAKPCHERPRKRVLREGVTQKPVAILLGATFLLFLGFNFFFAGFPVHAATVYGWDTAELGVFFAILAGMMFLAQGPLLSFASKRLDRRIVFAVGLGFLVLALISYQLPPGPISYVGAACFALGNGLSWPTFQSRIAEVGGDDQGSVQGAITSASSLASILGLLGGAFLYPALGGALFLLAAGMFAVVLVLTPLWFRSITADAPG
- a CDS encoding MYXO-CTERM sorting domain-containing protein; translated protein: MKPTLAAVFTILTLAAPAAADIPPPDDYVETCTLARYEAAGGDCLACPGGWDSDGCADHPDVTEEHERCCSSWGASSNTEVWCAGGCPSVGEEEAEPEPEPEPEPEPEPEPEPEPEADAPTNAPGADGGCGCRVAASRSGLPVALGALGLLALIRRPGRRRR
- a CDS encoding DUF1552 domain-containing protein, which translates into the protein MKKTTIHRRTLLRSSLLGLGAAVALPPLEAMFDANGTALADGTPIPLRYGVFFWGNGVRPDRWRPGRVGAEWWLDPNEELAPLAASTVRDRVSVLTGFDCQQGGVGHHSGRAQMLTGTYDVNNGTYGGATGPSSDFLVADAWEGATRLRSIDVGISSTGKASSRVGGQVSWNGSGRSAGVELDPSALYDRLFGMGFGEETAAGLEAARRRGVVRQSMVDVVREDAERLRDRLGAEDQRRIEAHLDGLRGVERQIASLGAASTCVAPDRPSRPWTDEGGRELLTEKNQVVADLLAIALACDVSRVFTYQLNGMQADTVFWQVGGEQGAHVQTHDDRGLPEGETLAPQFERVHLSVVFIMEQLTTLLEALDRIPEGDGTVLDHSAIYATSEVADGTRHTIDDMPILVAGGAGGALVPGMHYRASGGANATDVPLTLMRAVGVDAASFGAGESASTRHVSELLT
- a CDS encoding DUF1592 domain-containing protein, producing the protein MRTLPLLTLLCLSACTGRLGDVEPLRPDGVGGPKVPDPRRPGEMLPAFAPAATGLRRLTSHQLENSLRDLLEGEVDVHAELPADPVSDDAHAFTSELASEVSSGSLAVEKYDGAARAAAEQAFADLARRERLVGCAPESADDPCVRAFLERFLRRAWRRPATPAELDRYEAIVLTGEAELDDVWEGLEHAVAATLQSPHFLYRVELGQDGRFDGFEMATRLSYFLWETTPDAELLEAAATGALSDDEGLRAQTRRLLADPRAEPALMRFFEEWLGYARLDHIQKDPGYFPTFTPALGRAMRREIELSLRQTVFVEDGSFMALMDTDRTFVNGALARHYGLTPIPGAAPPELVDTWTPETPGGCADVPGYANLCSEGALSHDLILDEAGVITMHAPVWGTDAGGEPARMEVAVDGEARDTREVRGSASAPERVTLTFELDAGTHTVSIAFLNDFYEPPANRDLRIAEVRFERAGEDETFTETTLPPERRGLLSLAGMLSLYARPIDTSPTQRGLFIRERLLCGHIDPPPPGVDATLPLPPAGMHITNRERVGRHLSDTYCASCHSQMDPLGLPFEAFDGVGAFRETDQGLPLDLSGDLDGVRFDGPVELASLLSEEQQVVDCTVQQLFRHATGRRDERAQRVALYAVADAFADAGYSFLSLVEAFVLSDAFRSAGDPR